From one Helicoverpa zea isolate HzStark_Cry1AcR chromosome 10, ilHelZeax1.1, whole genome shotgun sequence genomic stretch:
- the LOC124633833 gene encoding pupal cuticle protein C1B-like, translated as MLLKLLLLVCLAAAAHAGLVSPVYSSPYAYGGWNPYSSYPAQPAVASQHSNILRSPFNLGQVSTYTKSIDTPFSSVRKADVRVSNPGVAISPAYSHGFASPLVSHVGVAPVAKVATTAGLLGVAYSAAPTVSHMTYTNGLGLAYGW; from the exons ATGCTTTTAAAA TTATTACTTTTGGTGTGCCTGGCTGCCGCCGCCCACGCTGGGCTCGTGTCTCCTGTCTACAGTTCTCCCTATGCCTATGGAGGCTGGAACCCATACAGCTCCTACCCTGCTCAACCAGCAGTGGCTTCTCAGCATTCTAATATTCTGAGGTCACCGTTCAATCTTGGCCAG GTATCCACATACACGAAATCGATTGACACTCCTTTCTCAAGTGTCCGGAAAGCTGATGTCCGCGTGAGCAACCCCGGTGTCGCTATTTCTCCTGCGTACTCGCACGGTTTTGCTTCACCGCTGGTTTCCCATGTTGGCGTAGCTCCCGTCGCCAAG GTCGCTACTACGGCTGGTCTTCTAGGCGTAGCATATTCAGCCGCACCTACAGTCTCCCACATGACTTACACCAACGGACTTGGCCTCGCCTACGGCTGGTAA
- the LOC124633831 gene encoding uncharacterized protein LOC124633831 isoform X1 has protein sequence MYYFDKHVILILCAMVVAKAERWYSATIIERRDSYHNSSNTDFRPSYIQNNEHNFMPLVLIDPKKSEFKRNDYFTASDSHNGDIRSDNNAPLNPSDRILNFNNSIENINVLHRIRPKRKLVRKKCPAVKPRLSKQLNSKPKSKTRFLEVFQVVEFDHVSCVSSSGLEGTCLPEAECIESGGSTMGTCADGYGTCCVTQFACDDRSAAESGWFTNPDFPSPSTERLSCAFALDKASEDVKQIRLDFSNFELLPPTDGSCQYDQFIVSGQNINNIIPILCGINSGQHVYIEVGDVEGPIYLTFQTVSSDSRLFSIKVTQLTSSDELAAPSGCLQYYTEPQGYLESFNYRDKSDIVIAKTPSYLNNLNYAMCIERKAETCSVTYTNTGTMEIVNYDTYGLPVIPPGQAGVEILNCPNDWLLITATRLCGDRLNDGSVFQDFTVDAPITDNNAGPIVVWFHSDESYVGDGFKLMYQQNPCNT, from the exons atgtattattttgataaacacGTCATTTTAATTCTCTGCGCTATGGTAGTGGCCAAGGCAGAGCGGTGGTATTCCGCGACTATCATTGAAAGGAGAGACTCTTATCACAATTCGTCAAATACAGATTTTAGACCCAGTTACATCCAAAATAATGAGCATAATTTCATGCCTTTAGTGTTAATTGATCCCaaaaaatctgaatttaaaCGCAACGATTATTTTACGGCATCAGACTCTCATAATGGCGACATAAGGAGTGATAACAATGCCCCTTTAAATCCTTCTGATCGGATACTAAATTTCAATAattcaatagaaaatataaACGTACTGCATAGAATACGACCAAAAAGGAAACTTGTTCGGAAAAAGTGTCCGGCAGTGAAACCGAGACTATCGAAGCAGTTAAATTCAAAACCGAAATCTAAGACGAGGTTTTTAGAAGTGTTTCAGGTAGTGGAATTCGATCATGTGTCGTGTGTATCCAGCAGTGGTTTAGAAGGAACGTGTCTGCCTGAAGCTGAGTGCATCGAATCTGGCGGATCTACAATGGGGACTTGTGCTGACGGATATGGAACGTGTTGTGTTA CTCAATTTGCGTGTGATGATCGATCAGCGGCAGAATCGGGCTGGTTCACTAATCCGGACTTCCCTTCACCAAGCACTGAACGGTTGTCTTGTGCTTTCGCCTTGGACAAAGCTTCTGAAGACGTAAAACAGATACGTTTAGACTTCTCTAATTTCGAG ctacTTCCACCAACAGATGGATCATGTCAATATGACCAGTTCATTGTTTCAGGacaaaatatcaataacataaTACCCATACTTTGCGGAATCAATTCCGGTCAACATG TGTATATTGAAGTCGGTGACGTCGAAGGgccaatttatttaacattcCAAACCGTATCTTCCGACAGCAGACTTTTTTCTATAAAG GTAACGCAATTGACGTCGTCCGATGAGCTCGCGGCGCCTTCAGGCTGCTTACAATATTACACAGAACCTCAAGGCTACTTGGAATCTTTCAACTATCGAGATAAATCTGACATCGTCATTGCAAAAACACCAAGTTATTTA AACAATCTCAATTACGCTATGTGCATTGAGCGTAAGGCAGAAACTTGCAGCGTGACATACACCAACACGGGTACCATGGAGATAGTCAATTACGACACAT ATGGATTACCAGTTATTCCTCCGGGACAGGCAGGAGTGGAAATCCTAAACTGTCCCAATGACTGGTTGCTCATAACTGCTACGAGGCTTTGCGGAGACCGCCTCAATGACGGATCCGTGTTTCAGGATTTTACTGTAGATGCACCTATTACAG atAATAATGCAGGACCTATTGTAGTATGGTTTCATTCTGATGAATCCTATGTTGGCGATGGCTTCAAGCTGATGTATCAACAGAATCCATGCAAtacttaa
- the LOC124633832 gene encoding 3-ketodihydrosphingosine reductase, translating to MLIYIALFLFVVCALGLVVHFSLDKKVVYKDLRGKHVVVTGGSSGIGKAAAVEAARLGAHVTVIGRDVAKLTAAVAEITANCTDKTKQKIQYAALDVTSDYKAIEQCFASIEEKQGPIFMLVNCAGMCICGQFEKMEIDAIKQMIDLNYFGTAYPTRYVLPGMKKRNEGLIVFVSSEAALVGIYGYSAYSAGKWAVRGLAESVIMELVGTGVRLTIAFPPDTDTPGLKNEELTKPEETKLISGTAGLHSAEDVGKQMIHDSLVGKTYSVYSLSGTLLTTLFGGSIENGSQVALQVFSMGFLRIIMVGILLSFNKIVRDGLKKKTDVKSK from the exons ATGCTTATTTATATTGCGTTGTTCCTGTTTGTCGTATGTGCCTTAGGACTTGTTGTACATTTTTCATTAGATAAAAAAGTTGTTTACAAGGATTTGAGAGGTAAACATGTAGTCGTAACTGGTGGATCAAGTGGAATAGGCAAAGCTGCTGCAGTGGAAGCAGCCAGACTGGGAGCTCATGTAACAGTTATCGGTCGTGATGTAGCAAAACTTACTGCAGCCGTAGCCGAGATAACTGCCAACTGCACCgataaaactaaacaaaaaattcAGTATGCGGCTCTAGATGTAACCTCTGATTATAAAGCTATAGAACAATGCTTTGCTTCGATAGAGGAAAAACAAGGTCCTATATTCATGTTGGTTAACTGTGCTGGCATGTGCATATGTGGCCAGTTTGAGAAAATGGAAATTGATgccataaaacaaatgattgacTTGAACTACTTTGGCACCGCCTACCCTACCCGGTATGTTTTACCAGGAATGAAGAAAAGAAATGAAGGTCTGATTGTTTTTGTGAGCTCAGAAGCTGCATTGGTTG GTATATACGGATACAGCGCCTACAGTGCTGGCAAATGGGCAGTCCGTGGCTTAGCAGAGTCTGTGATTATGGAGCTTGTGGGCACCGGCGTAAGGTTGACAATAGCTTTCCCACCTGACACTGACACCCCTGGCTTGAAGAATGAAGAATTGACCAAACCAGAGGAGACCAAACTTATATCTGGAACTGCTGGCCTGCACTCAGCTGAGGATGTTGGCAAACAAATGATTCATGATTCTCTT GTTGGCAAGACCTATTCCGTGTACAGCCTTTCTGGTACACTTCTAACAACTTTGTTTGGTGGTTCCATAGAGAATGGTTCCCAAGTAGCACTGCAAGTGTTCTCAATGGGATTTTTAAGAATCATCATGGTTGGTATCTTACTCTCTTTTAACAAAATTGTAAGAGATGGTCTTAAAAAGAAGACTGATGTTAAAAGCAAATGA
- the LOC124633831 gene encoding uncharacterized protein LOC124633831 isoform X2 has protein sequence MGTCADGYGTCCVTQFACDDRSAAESGWFTNPDFPSPSTERLSCAFALDKASEDVKQIRLDFSNFELLPPTDGSCQYDQFIVSGQNINNIIPILCGINSGQHVYIEVGDVEGPIYLTFQTVSSDSRLFSIKVTQLTSSDELAAPSGCLQYYTEPQGYLESFNYRDKSDIVIAKTPSYLNNLNYAMCIERKAETCSVTYTNTGTMEIVNYDTYGLPVIPPGQAGVEILNCPNDWLLITATRLCGDRLNDGSVFQDFTVDAPITDNNAGPIVVWFHSDESYVGDGFKLMYQQNPCNT, from the exons ATGGGGACTTGTGCTGACGGATATGGAACGTGTTGTGTTA CTCAATTTGCGTGTGATGATCGATCAGCGGCAGAATCGGGCTGGTTCACTAATCCGGACTTCCCTTCACCAAGCACTGAACGGTTGTCTTGTGCTTTCGCCTTGGACAAAGCTTCTGAAGACGTAAAACAGATACGTTTAGACTTCTCTAATTTCGAG ctacTTCCACCAACAGATGGATCATGTCAATATGACCAGTTCATTGTTTCAGGacaaaatatcaataacataaTACCCATACTTTGCGGAATCAATTCCGGTCAACATG TGTATATTGAAGTCGGTGACGTCGAAGGgccaatttatttaacattcCAAACCGTATCTTCCGACAGCAGACTTTTTTCTATAAAG GTAACGCAATTGACGTCGTCCGATGAGCTCGCGGCGCCTTCAGGCTGCTTACAATATTACACAGAACCTCAAGGCTACTTGGAATCTTTCAACTATCGAGATAAATCTGACATCGTCATTGCAAAAACACCAAGTTATTTA AACAATCTCAATTACGCTATGTGCATTGAGCGTAAGGCAGAAACTTGCAGCGTGACATACACCAACACGGGTACCATGGAGATAGTCAATTACGACACAT ATGGATTACCAGTTATTCCTCCGGGACAGGCAGGAGTGGAAATCCTAAACTGTCCCAATGACTGGTTGCTCATAACTGCTACGAGGCTTTGCGGAGACCGCCTCAATGACGGATCCGTGTTTCAGGATTTTACTGTAGATGCACCTATTACAG atAATAATGCAGGACCTATTGTAGTATGGTTTCATTCTGATGAATCCTATGTTGGCGATGGCTTCAAGCTGATGTATCAACAGAATCCATGCAAtacttaa